The following are from one region of the Amycolatopsis sp. QT-25 genome:
- a CDS encoding cobalamin biosynthesis protein translates to MPLRQAATAAGLVTGYVADAVFGDPRRRHPVAGFGRAAQALEQRVYADSKVRGAAYTALCAGGVTGLGAAAQFLTRERPLARFALTAASTWVVLGGRGLAAEGTHMAGLLDDGDLPGARQRLSHLCARDATGLDTGQLARATTESIAENTSDAVVAPLLWGAVAGIPGLLGYRALNTLDAMVGYRSPRYTNFGWASARTDDLVNLVPSRLGAALTVVSAPLAGGFARSAFRIWRRDGKHHPSPNAGQVEAAFAGALGIRLGGTNSYGGRAERRGVLGDGRDPEPVDVRRAVRLSRVVGLAALAVAVAVTR, encoded by the coding sequence GTGCCACTCCGACAAGCCGCCACCGCAGCCGGACTCGTGACCGGTTACGTCGCCGACGCCGTGTTCGGAGATCCGCGCAGAAGGCATCCGGTCGCCGGCTTCGGGCGCGCCGCGCAAGCCCTCGAACAGCGGGTTTACGCCGATTCGAAGGTGCGGGGCGCGGCGTACACCGCGCTCTGCGCGGGCGGCGTCACCGGATTGGGGGCTGCGGCCCAATTCTTGACCCGCGAACGTCCGCTCGCCCGGTTCGCGCTCACGGCGGCGTCCACGTGGGTGGTCCTCGGCGGACGCGGGCTCGCGGCCGAGGGCACGCACATGGCCGGATTGCTCGACGACGGCGATCTGCCCGGAGCGCGGCAGCGGCTTTCGCATCTCTGCGCCCGCGACGCCACCGGCCTCGACACCGGCCAACTCGCCCGAGCGACCACCGAGTCCATCGCCGAGAACACCTCGGACGCCGTCGTCGCGCCGCTGCTGTGGGGCGCGGTCGCCGGGATCCCCGGTCTGCTGGGCTATCGCGCGCTCAACACCCTCGACGCGATGGTCGGCTATCGCTCGCCGAGGTACACGAACTTCGGCTGGGCGTCGGCGCGGACGGACGACCTGGTCAACCTGGTCCCGTCCCGGCTCGGCGCGGCACTCACGGTGGTGTCGGCGCCGCTGGCGGGCGGCTTCGCCAGATCCGCGTTCCGGATCTGGCGCCGCGACGGGAAACACCATCCGAGCCCCAACGCGGGCCAGGTCGAAGCCGCTTTCGCCGGCGCGCTCGGAATCAGGCTGGGCGGGACGAACAGCTACGGCGGCCGCGCCGAACGCCGGGGCGTCCTCGGCGACGGCCGCGATCCGGAACCGGTGGACGTGCGGCGCGCGGTCCGGCTGTCGCGGGTGGTCGGGCTGGCCGCGCTCGCCGTCGCGGTGGCGGTCACGCGATGA
- a CDS encoding cobyric acid synthase — MNGLLVAGTTSDAGKSLVTAALCRWLARRGVRVAPFKAQNMSNNSMVCADGAEIGRAQWVQARAAGVEPEAAMNPVLLKPGSDRRSHVVALGKPFGTLEAGEYATGRAGLAEIAFDTFAALRKRFDAVLCEGAGSPAEINLREGDYVNMGLARRFGLPVIVVGDIDRGGVMAAMFGTLALLSAEDQALVSGWLVNKFRGDVDLLRPGLETLQKLTGREVFGVLPWLDQVWIDSEDALAAAGWGASGGALRIAVVRFPRASNATDVDALAAEPGVSVTLTADPDTVRSADVVILPGSRATVADLAWLRARGLADAVRSRAEAGRPVLGICGGYQMLAAEIEDDVESGAGTVPGLGLLPTRVSFGADKVLARPSGQWRGRPVEAYEIHHGTVTATGPAESFLDGYRRGAVWGTMWHGAFENDDFRRAWLGEVADWSPAAGAPGFGALRESMLDRLADAVEEHVDTARLLRVLEHGADGGLPFVPPGVL; from the coding sequence ATGAACGGCCTGCTCGTCGCGGGGACGACGTCGGACGCGGGCAAGAGCCTGGTCACCGCCGCGTTGTGCCGCTGGCTCGCGCGCCGGGGCGTGCGGGTCGCGCCCTTCAAGGCGCAGAACATGTCGAACAACTCGATGGTGTGCGCGGACGGCGCCGAGATCGGCCGCGCGCAATGGGTGCAGGCGCGGGCGGCCGGCGTCGAACCCGAAGCCGCGATGAACCCGGTGCTGCTGAAACCCGGCAGTGATCGCCGCAGCCACGTCGTCGCGCTCGGGAAACCGTTCGGCACGCTGGAAGCGGGGGAGTACGCGACCGGCCGGGCCGGTCTCGCCGAGATCGCCTTCGACACCTTCGCCGCACTGCGAAAGCGCTTCGACGCCGTGCTGTGCGAAGGCGCGGGCAGCCCGGCCGAGATCAACCTGCGCGAGGGCGACTACGTCAACATGGGGCTGGCACGGCGCTTCGGCCTGCCCGTGATCGTCGTCGGCGACATCGACCGCGGCGGCGTCATGGCCGCGATGTTCGGCACCCTCGCCCTGCTGTCCGCCGAAGACCAGGCGCTGGTCTCGGGCTGGCTGGTCAACAAGTTCCGCGGTGACGTGGACCTGTTGCGGCCGGGATTGGAAACACTGCAGAAGCTCACCGGCCGCGAGGTCTTCGGCGTGCTTCCCTGGCTCGACCAGGTGTGGATCGACTCGGAGGACGCGCTGGCCGCCGCGGGCTGGGGTGCTTCGGGCGGGGCCCTGCGGATCGCCGTCGTGCGATTTCCGCGGGCCTCCAACGCGACCGACGTCGACGCGCTCGCCGCCGAGCCCGGGGTTTCGGTCACGTTGACGGCGGATCCGGACACGGTCCGGTCCGCCGACGTGGTGATCCTGCCGGGTTCCCGCGCGACCGTGGCCGACCTGGCGTGGCTGCGTGCGCGCGGCCTGGCGGACGCGGTCCGCTCCCGGGCCGAGGCGGGACGGCCGGTACTGGGGATCTGCGGTGGCTACCAGATGCTGGCCGCCGAGATCGAGGACGACGTCGAGTCCGGCGCCGGCACGGTCCCCGGCCTGGGCCTGCTGCCGACGCGTGTCTCGTTCGGTGCCGACAAGGTGCTGGCCCGGCCCTCGGGGCAGTGGCGCGGCCGACCTGTGGAGGCGTACGAAATCCATCACGGCACGGTGACCGCCACCGGCCCCGCCGAGTCCTTTTTGGACGGATACCGGCGGGGCGCGGTATGGGGCACGATGTGGCACGGCGCCTTCGAGAACGACGACTTCCGCCGCGCCTGGCTGGGCGAGGTGGCGGATTGGTCACCCGCCGCCGGGGCACCCGGGTTCGGCGCGCTGCGGGAGAGCATGCTGGACCGGCTCGCCGACGCCGTCGAGGAGCACGTCGACACCGCCCGGCTCCTGCGTGTCCTCGAACACGGTGCCGACGGCGGCCTGCCTTTCGTGCCACCCGGCGTCCTCTGA
- a CDS encoding CbtA family protein — MMRTLLVRGMLAGLVAGVLATLFAYFFGEPSVDTAIGLEGTAAHSHSAPGAHEHAPAEAGAEEEELVTRGVQSTVGLLTGVGLYGVAVGGLFSLAFAFVHGRLGTLRPRVTAALLAGGAFVVVFLVPFLKYPGNPPAVGQAGTIGSRTSLYFGFVALSLLIGILAAAFGRKLADKLGAWRGGLLAAGGYVVLIAVAAALLPSIDEVPDGFPGSTLWTFRLASAGTQVVLWTALGLTFGALAEKALSGKALSGKALSGTALSGKAHAG; from the coding sequence ATGATGAGGACCTTGCTGGTCCGCGGCATGCTCGCGGGCCTGGTCGCCGGTGTCCTGGCGACCCTTTTCGCTTACTTCTTCGGTGAGCCCTCGGTCGATACCGCCATCGGTCTCGAAGGCACCGCCGCGCATTCGCACAGTGCTCCGGGTGCGCACGAACACGCTCCCGCCGAGGCCGGGGCGGAGGAGGAAGAGCTCGTCACCCGTGGTGTGCAGAGCACCGTGGGGCTGCTGACCGGCGTCGGCCTGTACGGCGTCGCTGTCGGCGGGCTGTTCTCGCTCGCTTTCGCGTTCGTCCACGGACGGCTCGGCACCCTCCGGCCGCGAGTGACCGCGGCACTTCTCGCGGGCGGCGCCTTCGTGGTCGTGTTCCTGGTGCCGTTCCTCAAGTATCCGGGGAATCCCCCGGCCGTCGGGCAGGCGGGCACGATCGGGAGCCGGACTTCGCTGTACTTCGGCTTCGTCGCGCTTTCGCTGCTGATCGGCATCCTCGCCGCGGCGTTCGGCCGGAAGCTGGCCGACAAGCTCGGCGCCTGGCGCGGCGGCCTGCTCGCCGCGGGCGGGTACGTCGTGCTGATCGCGGTGGCGGCGGCGCTGTTGCCGTCGATCGACGAAGTCCCCGACGGGTTCCCGGGTTCCACGCTGTGGACCTTCCGGCTGGCCTCGGCGGGCACGCAGGTGGTGCTCTGGACCGCGCTGGGCCTGACCTTCGGCGCCTTGGCCGAGAAGGCGCTGTCCGGGAAGGCGTTGTCCGGGAAGGCGTTGTCCGGGACGGCACTGTCCGGGAAGGCGCACGCCGGCTAG
- a CDS encoding CbtB-domain containing protein, translating into MSEAVAAVPVPVRIPVREILPWAVLVILLSLITLYFVSAEQGAVSVFANSYVHEFVHDGRHLLAFPCH; encoded by the coding sequence ATGTCCGAAGCGGTAGCCGCAGTACCCGTCCCCGTCCGGATCCCCGTCCGCGAGATCCTGCCCTGGGCGGTGCTGGTCATCCTTCTTTCGCTCATCACGCTGTACTTCGTCAGCGCCGAGCAAGGTGCGGTGTCGGTGTTCGCGAACTCGTACGTCCACGAGTTCGTCCACGACGGCCGGCATCTGCTGGCCTTCCCCTGCCACTAG
- a CDS encoding ABC transporter ATP-binding protein, with the protein MAIIEVENLVKRYGDHTAVDGVGFTVEQGEIFGILGPNGAGKTTTVECVEGLRVPDGGTIRVCGIDPRRETGELRQLLGAQLQESELPDKLEVGEAMELYGSFYRDPADWRELLAMLGLTDKIGTRFRRLSGGQKQRLSIALALVGNPRVAVLDELTTGLDPQARRDAWDLIERVRERGVTILLVTHFMAEAERLCDRLAVIDSGRVVALDTPAGLVSSVDDRQRVRFRPSAPLDHSVLTALPEVTSVDRAGDQLVVTGTGNLLLAVTTVLARNQVTAAGLRVEQASLDDAFVALTGRTVDS; encoded by the coding sequence ATGGCAATCATCGAGGTGGAAAACCTCGTCAAGCGCTACGGCGACCACACCGCGGTGGACGGGGTCGGGTTCACCGTCGAGCAGGGCGAGATCTTCGGCATACTCGGCCCCAACGGGGCGGGCAAGACGACGACCGTCGAGTGCGTCGAGGGGCTGCGGGTCCCGGACGGCGGCACCATCCGGGTCTGCGGGATCGACCCGCGACGCGAGACGGGTGAGCTGCGGCAGCTGCTCGGCGCGCAACTGCAGGAAAGCGAGTTGCCGGACAAGCTCGAGGTCGGCGAGGCGATGGAGCTGTACGGCTCCTTCTACCGTGATCCGGCCGACTGGCGGGAACTGCTCGCCATGCTCGGCCTGACCGACAAGATCGGCACCCGGTTCCGCCGGTTGTCCGGTGGGCAGAAGCAACGGCTGTCGATCGCGCTCGCACTGGTCGGCAACCCCAGGGTGGCGGTGCTCGACGAGCTCACCACCGGCCTGGACCCGCAGGCCCGCCGCGACGCGTGGGACCTGATCGAGCGCGTCCGTGAGCGCGGCGTCACGATCCTGCTGGTCACGCATTTCATGGCGGAAGCGGAACGACTGTGCGACCGGCTGGCGGTGATCGACTCCGGCCGGGTCGTCGCCCTCGACACCCCGGCCGGCCTGGTCTCCAGCGTCGACGACCGGCAACGCGTCCGGTTCCGCCCTTCCGCCCCGCTGGACCACTCCGTGCTGACCGCGCTGCCCGAGGTCACGTCGGTCGACCGCGCGGGCGACCAGCTCGTCGTGACCGGCACCGGGAACCTGCTGCTCGCCGTCACCACCGTGCTCGCCCGCAACCAGGTCACCGCGGCCGGCCTGCGGGTCGAGCAGGCGTCGCTCGACGACGCGTTCGTCGCGCTCACCGGCCGCACCGTCGACTCCTGA
- a CDS encoding ABC transporter permease produces the protein MSALARLTVAETKLFFREPMLVFFVLAFPPLLLVVLGAFPALREPSADLGGARAITLYLPIIVAMGLAMFALNSVSQLLATYREKGVLRRMRTTPVEPRVLLGAQLLMSTVMSVATMLAVLAIGRVLYDVGLPRQPFAYLVAYLVTALAMFAIGLLVASVAPTGKSAGAIGTLLFFPILFFAGLWVPRAAMNDVLRKISDFTPLGAGVQSLQDAAAGHWPQPLQMAVLLGWTIVAGGLAARYFRWE, from the coding sequence ATGTCCGCCCTCGCCCGGCTCACCGTCGCCGAGACCAAACTCTTCTTCCGTGAGCCGATGCTCGTGTTCTTCGTGCTCGCGTTCCCGCCGCTCCTGCTCGTCGTCCTCGGCGCGTTCCCCGCCCTGCGGGAACCCAGCGCGGACCTCGGCGGCGCCAGGGCGATCACCCTGTACCTGCCGATCATCGTCGCGATGGGCCTCGCCATGTTCGCGCTCAACAGTGTGTCCCAGCTGCTCGCCACCTACCGGGAGAAGGGTGTGCTGCGGCGGATGCGGACCACCCCGGTCGAACCGCGCGTCCTGCTCGGCGCACAGCTGCTGATGTCCACGGTCATGTCCGTGGCGACGATGCTGGCGGTGCTGGCCATCGGCAGGGTGCTGTACGACGTGGGCCTGCCCCGGCAGCCGTTCGCCTACCTGGTCGCGTACCTGGTGACAGCGCTCGCGATGTTCGCGATCGGCCTGCTCGTCGCCTCCGTCGCGCCGACCGGCAAGAGCGCGGGCGCGATCGGGACCCTGCTGTTCTTCCCGATCCTGTTCTTCGCCGGTCTCTGGGTGCCTCGCGCCGCGATGAACGACGTCCTGCGGAAGATCAGCGACTTCACCCCGCTGGGCGCCGGCGTGCAATCATTGCAGGACGCCGCCGCCGGTCACTGGCCGCAACCACTGCAGATGGCGGTGTTGCTGGGGTGGACGATCGTGGCGGGCGGGCTGGCCGCCCGGTATTTCCGCTGGGAGTGA
- a CDS encoding sensor histidine kinase, whose product MSIEAELRAEFDRWERVETAVFKVLPYVLLTLGVLISVLLPIWRVPVRLPAVLALSAGILAWSFWFHTLHPQWHRNGPLMGLYYTGLMVLTASVVAIAPWYGLFAFIGYPQAFQYLKGRWRYAGVTATSVISAVAYLGGLTGIQEEDMWVAWAALSVIITVLAGAFSHIAEQSDQRNLKQKQALVELHEANARLEAALEENAGLHAQLLVQAREAGVLDERQRIARDIHDTLAQGLAGILTQLQAAEQTLGEHPASHRHVTNAMNLARESLTEARRTVHAVQPEPLAEGRLQDAIGDVARRWSEVHHIDAVLTTTGDPRPMHADVEVTLLRAAQEALANVAKHAKAGRVGLTLSYMEDLVTLDVRDDGVGFEPTAKRANGSADGGFGLAGMRQRVRRLAGRLDIESEPGGGTAISASVPALPAGAER is encoded by the coding sequence GTGAGCATCGAAGCGGAGCTGCGCGCGGAGTTCGACCGCTGGGAACGGGTCGAGACGGCGGTCTTCAAGGTCCTGCCGTACGTCCTGCTGACACTCGGCGTCCTCATCTCGGTGCTGCTGCCGATCTGGCGGGTGCCGGTGCGGCTGCCGGCGGTGCTCGCGCTTTCGGCCGGGATCCTGGCCTGGTCGTTCTGGTTCCACACGCTTCATCCGCAATGGCACCGGAACGGCCCGCTGATGGGCCTGTACTACACGGGGCTGATGGTGCTGACGGCCTCCGTGGTCGCCATAGCGCCGTGGTACGGCCTGTTCGCCTTCATCGGCTACCCCCAGGCGTTCCAGTACCTGAAAGGCCGTTGGCGGTACGCGGGGGTGACGGCCACGTCCGTGATCTCGGCGGTGGCGTACCTGGGCGGGTTGACGGGCATCCAGGAAGAGGACATGTGGGTGGCGTGGGCGGCGCTCAGCGTCATCATCACCGTGCTCGCCGGGGCCTTCTCCCATATCGCCGAGCAGTCCGATCAACGCAACCTCAAGCAGAAGCAGGCGCTCGTCGAGTTGCACGAAGCGAACGCCAGACTGGAGGCGGCACTGGAGGAGAACGCCGGCTTGCACGCCCAGTTGCTGGTCCAGGCACGCGAGGCCGGGGTGCTCGACGAGCGGCAGCGGATCGCCAGGGACATCCACGACACCCTGGCGCAAGGGCTGGCCGGCATCCTCACCCAGCTCCAGGCGGCCGAGCAGACCTTGGGCGAGCACCCGGCGTCGCACCGGCACGTGACGAACGCGATGAACCTCGCGAGGGAGAGCTTGACCGAGGCACGCCGGACGGTGCACGCGGTGCAGCCGGAGCCGCTCGCCGAGGGCAGACTCCAGGACGCGATCGGCGACGTGGCCAGGCGCTGGTCGGAGGTGCACCACATCGACGCGGTGCTGACCACCACCGGCGATCCGCGGCCGATGCACGCCGATGTCGAGGTGACGCTGCTCCGGGCCGCACAGGAAGCACTGGCGAACGTGGCCAAGCACGCGAAGGCCGGCCGAGTCGGCCTGACCCTGTCGTACATGGAGGATCTGGTGACGCTCGACGTACGTGACGACGGGGTGGGTTTCGAGCCCACCGCCAAGCGCGCCAACGGTTCCGCCGACGGCGGGTTCGGGCTGGCCGGTATGCGGCAGCGCGTGCGGCGCCTCGCCGGACGGCTCGACATCGAGTCGGAGCCGGGCGGGGGTACCGCGATCTCGGCTTCCGTGCCGGCGCTCCCGGCCGGAGCCGAGCGATGA
- a CDS encoding response regulator transcription factor → MISLLIVDDHPVVRDGLRGMFSADPRFEVLGEAGDGAEAITAGVKLRPDVILMDLRMPRTDGVTAIEELAKRGVASRILVLTTYDTDSDVLPAIQAGATGYLLKDAPREELFRAVEAAAQGKAMLSPAVATRLMGQMRQPTSGPLSHREREVLELIARGSTNREAAKKLFISEATVKTHLLHVYAKLGVNDRAAAVATAFSQGYLTPRG, encoded by the coding sequence ATGATCTCGCTGCTGATCGTCGACGACCACCCGGTGGTACGGGACGGGCTGCGGGGCATGTTCAGCGCCGACCCGCGCTTCGAGGTCCTCGGCGAGGCGGGGGACGGCGCGGAGGCCATCACCGCCGGGGTGAAGCTCCGGCCCGACGTGATCCTCATGGACTTGCGGATGCCCCGGACCGACGGCGTCACGGCCATCGAGGAGCTGGCGAAACGCGGGGTGGCTTCGCGGATCCTCGTGCTCACCACGTACGACACGGACAGCGACGTGCTGCCCGCCATCCAGGCCGGTGCCACCGGCTACCTGCTGAAGGACGCGCCGAGGGAGGAGCTGTTCCGCGCGGTGGAGGCGGCCGCCCAAGGGAAAGCGATGCTTTCTCCCGCCGTCGCGACCCGGCTCATGGGACAGATGCGGCAGCCGACCTCAGGCCCGCTCTCCCACCGTGAACGGGAAGTCCTGGAACTGATCGCCCGGGGCTCGACGAACCGCGAGGCGGCGAAGAAGCTCTTCATCAGCGAAGCGACGGTGAAGACGCATCTGCTGCACGTGTACGCGAAACTCGGTGTCAACGACCGTGCCGCGGCCGTGGCCACCGCGTTCTCCCAGGGCTACCTGACACCGCGCGGCTGA
- a CDS encoding ROK family protein, whose translation MAALDVGGTSIKAALYDADLKDLASLREPTARGADGEALADQVARIVETLGKQAGTGTPDAVGVVIPGIVDDVERVARFSANLDFRNVPFGELLDSRLGLPFAFGHDVRAGGLAEFRVGAGKGCTDAAFIPVGTGIAAALQLDGKLYAAGGQGGEIGHIDVGHELPCGCGATGCLEAISSASAIARRYREHTGRPAEGAEQVVDAARHGDEAAISVLDDALEGLGHGIKTLVTLLAPEVVVLGGGLFTAGDYVLEPVRAWLAANLQFQRMPELRIARLGDEAGRLGAALLALDRLGVRG comes from the coding sequence GTGGCGGCACTCGATGTCGGCGGAACGTCCATCAAGGCGGCCCTGTACGACGCGGACCTGAAGGATCTCGCCAGCCTGCGCGAGCCGACGGCGCGCGGAGCGGACGGCGAGGCGCTCGCGGACCAGGTCGCGCGGATCGTGGAAACGCTGGGCAAGCAGGCGGGCACCGGCACGCCCGACGCCGTCGGCGTGGTCATCCCCGGCATCGTCGACGACGTCGAGCGGGTGGCGCGGTTCTCGGCGAACCTCGACTTCCGGAACGTGCCGTTCGGGGAGCTGCTCGACAGCAGACTGGGGTTGCCGTTCGCGTTCGGGCACGACGTCCGCGCCGGCGGGCTGGCGGAGTTCCGGGTCGGCGCGGGCAAGGGCTGCACCGACGCCGCCTTCATCCCGGTCGGCACCGGGATCGCGGCCGCGCTCCAGCTCGACGGGAAGCTGTATGCCGCGGGCGGGCAAGGCGGCGAGATCGGGCACATCGACGTCGGCCACGAGTTGCCGTGCGGATGCGGGGCGACGGGATGCCTCGAGGCGATCTCCTCCGCGTCGGCCATCGCCCGCCGCTACCGCGAGCACACCGGGCGGCCCGCCGAAGGCGCCGAGCAGGTGGTCGACGCCGCCCGGCACGGCGACGAAGCCGCGATCTCCGTGCTCGACGACGCGCTCGAGGGGCTGGGCCACGGCATCAAGACCCTGGTCACCTTGCTCGCGCCCGAAGTCGTCGTCCTCGGCGGCGGCCTGTTCACCGCGGGCGACTACGTCCTCGAGCCGGTGCGGGCGTGGCTCGCGGCGAACCTCCAGTTCCAGCGGATGCCCGAACTGCGGATCGCGCGACTCGGCGACGAGGCGGGCAGGCTCGGCGCGGCGCTGCTGGCGCTGGACCGGCTCGGTGTCCGAGGGTGA
- a CDS encoding DeoR/GlpR family DNA-binding transcription regulator codes for MNRHERLTALLDMVGEREKVDVEVSAGELGVSPATIRRDLDHLAGRNLVVRTRGGAVASNVAYDLPLRHKAARNAPEQQRISAAAAKMVDPGMVVGLNGGTTSTEVGRALATRPDMGETTGGPSLTVVTNALNIAHELAVRPNIKIVVTGGVARQQSFDLSGPLSQLFLDQISLDLVFLGVDAFDPVHGAQAHHEGDASTNRLMAARARQVVVLADSGKLGGHAFAKICATADVDVLVTDGRADPARVHAFEEEGVRVVKA; via the coding sequence ATGAATCGCCATGAACGGCTGACGGCTTTATTGGACATGGTGGGCGAGCGGGAAAAAGTCGACGTCGAGGTTTCGGCGGGCGAACTCGGTGTCTCCCCCGCGACGATCCGCCGGGACCTCGACCACCTGGCGGGCCGGAATCTCGTGGTCCGCACCCGCGGCGGCGCCGTCGCGAGCAACGTGGCCTACGACCTTCCGTTACGGCACAAGGCGGCCCGCAACGCGCCGGAGCAGCAGCGGATCTCCGCCGCCGCGGCCAAGATGGTCGACCCCGGCATGGTGGTCGGGCTCAACGGCGGCACCACGAGCACCGAAGTGGGCCGCGCGCTCGCGACCCGGCCGGACATGGGCGAGACGACCGGCGGGCCGTCGCTCACCGTGGTGACGAACGCGCTCAACATCGCCCACGAACTCGCCGTGCGGCCCAATATCAAGATCGTGGTGACCGGCGGCGTCGCGCGACAGCAGTCGTTCGATCTGTCCGGGCCGCTGTCGCAGCTGTTCCTCGACCAGATATCGCTCGATCTGGTGTTCCTCGGGGTGGACGCTTTCGACCCGGTGCACGGCGCGCAGGCGCACCACGAAGGCGACGCGAGCACGAACCGGCTGATGGCGGCCCGCGCCCGTCAGGTCGTCGTGCTCGCCGACAGCGGGAAACTCGGCGGTCACGCCTTCGCGAAGATCTGCGCGACCGCCGATGTCGACGTTCTCGTCACCGACGGCCGCGCGGACCCCGCGCGAGTGCACGCCTTCGAGGAGGAAGGGGTGCGGGTGGTCAAGGCTTGA
- a CDS encoding Dyp-type peroxidase: protein MSVDLSTPLEWKTAAGDAAKMLEELQPNILKAHTRDHFSALFLRFSEAASAKKFLASLVPLMKSAKTHLTEVERFKTEGVKGTPYVGTGLTSAGYRFLDIQGPQDKSFVVGMRAQEIREKLNDPPRSTFDSGYHDEIHAVVIIGDGADAAMTARRNEVLTLIPPTISVVAEETGFGRVNAHGEGIEHFGYVDGRSQPLFLVEDIRAERTESDGINVWNPTAPLDQVLVPDHAAPDPGVHFGSYFVFRKLEQNVRRFKQSEEALADQLGLAGEDRERAGAMIVGRFEDGTPLTAQREEGAESPVPNNFGYENDTAGAKCPFQAHIRKTNPRGSGGAEEPPRERLHLMARRGVPYGERADDPNADLPPSARPSGGVGLLFMAFNSALDNQFEFTQATWSNNPGFPIPDDGVKPPGLDPVIGQGPRPESGYTAEWAGTRTVTADPIPQAVTLKGGDYFFMPSLAFLRGLGGKG, encoded by the coding sequence ATGTCCGTCGACCTGAGCACACCGTTGGAATGGAAGACCGCGGCCGGTGACGCCGCGAAAATGCTCGAAGAACTACAGCCGAACATCCTCAAAGCACACACCCGGGACCATTTTTCCGCGCTTTTCCTCCGTTTTTCGGAGGCTGCGAGCGCGAAGAAGTTCCTCGCGTCGCTCGTCCCGCTGATGAAGTCCGCGAAGACCCACCTGACCGAGGTCGAGCGCTTCAAGACCGAAGGCGTGAAGGGGACGCCCTATGTCGGTACCGGGTTGACGTCGGCGGGCTACCGGTTCCTGGACATCCAGGGACCGCAAGACAAATCCTTTGTGGTCGGCATGCGCGCGCAGGAGATCCGCGAGAAGCTGAACGACCCGCCGCGCTCCACGTTCGACAGTGGATACCACGACGAGATCCACGCCGTCGTCATCATCGGCGACGGCGCGGACGCGGCGATGACCGCCCGCCGGAACGAGGTGCTGACGCTGATTCCGCCGACGATTTCCGTGGTCGCCGAGGAAACCGGCTTCGGCCGCGTGAACGCCCACGGCGAGGGGATCGAACATTTCGGTTACGTCGACGGCCGGAGCCAGCCGCTTTTCCTGGTCGAGGACATTCGGGCGGAGCGGACGGAATCGGACGGGATCAACGTCTGGAACCCGACCGCGCCGCTGGACCAGGTGCTCGTCCCCGATCACGCGGCTCCCGATCCCGGAGTGCACTTCGGCAGTTACTTCGTTTTCCGTAAACTGGAGCAGAATGTACGGCGTTTCAAGCAGTCGGAGGAAGCTCTGGCGGATCAGCTCGGTCTCGCCGGCGAAGACCGGGAGCGGGCGGGGGCGATGATCGTCGGCCGGTTCGAGGACGGCACGCCGCTGACCGCGCAACGGGAAGAGGGGGCGGAAAGTCCGGTACCGAACAATTTCGGCTACGAAAACGACACCGCCGGCGCCAAATGTCCCTTCCAGGCCCATATCCGGAAGACGAATCCGCGGGGCAGCGGTGGCGCGGAAGAACCACCGCGGGAACGCCTGCACCTGATGGCGCGCCGAGGCGTGCCGTACGGCGAACGGGCCGACGATCCGAACGCCGACCTGCCACCGTCGGCCCGGCCGAGCGGCGGGGTCGGCCTGTTGTTCATGGCGTTCAATTCGGCACTGGACAACCAGTTCGAGTTCACCCAGGCGACCTGGTCGAACAACCCCGGGTTCCCGATCCCGGACGACGGGGTCAAGCCGCCGGGGCTCGATCCGGTGATCGGCCAGGGCCCGCGCCCGGAATCCGGCTACACCGCGGAATGGGCGGGCACCCGAACGGTGACCGCCGATCCGATCCCGCAGGCGGTGACCTTGAAGGGCGGCGACTACTTCTTCATGCCGTCACTCGCCTTCTTGCGTGGACTCGGCGGCAAGGGCTGA